Proteins encoded within one genomic window of Ursus arctos isolate Adak ecotype North America unplaced genomic scaffold, UrsArc2.0 scaffold_7, whole genome shotgun sequence:
- the LOC130543020 gene encoding uncharacterized protein LOC130543020, translated as MGRPAAGARLGPRGLEAQAGRWREERGARDEARPRRQAHHVTLWAGFGASPRVAAHVRAAGQGEGERGPIGVRPADGRRRGPAAGRSGRVSPWRADGAGRPAGRLVSPSEGDVAKATRRCVTLGPRGAYGWKFEGGRAVRVGQGELSTSKVRLWNSLSAATLFCVWSQVFIHTVRDKRKTLYMLAGNVCLLMKRNRPEGCLEISALETSRKRSQVARRGSHTTPYGLQEDLNYRPQQKSSTLHPPQKTAHPAPQPRNPYHLGLLLFSSKQSLPMSSSFSIR; from the exons ATGGG GCGCCCAGCGGCGGGAGCGCGCCTGGGGCCGCGAGGCTTGGAGGCGCAGGCAGGTAGGTGGAGAGAGGAGCGAGGAGCGCGGGATGAGGCCAGGCCCCGGCGGCAGGCGCACCACGTGACCCTCTGGGCTGGGTTTGGGGCTTCCCCTAGAGTTGCGGCCCACGTGCGGGCTGCAGGGCAGGGTGAGGGCGAGCGTGGCCCCATAGGTGTACGTCCCGCCGACGGCCGGCGCCGCGGCCCTGCTGCTGGGCGATCTGGGCGGGTGTCCCCATGGAGGGCGGATGGGGCGGGCCGGCCGGCCGGGCGGCTCGTGTCTCCTTCCGAGGGAGACGTGGCAAAGGCGACCAGAAGGTGCGTCACCTTGGGACCTCGTGGAGCCTATGGCTGGAAGTTCGAGGGTGGCCGTGCTGTCAGGGTGGGACAGGGAGAGCTTAGCACGTCCAAAGTGAGGCTGTGGAACAGCCTCTCGGCGGCGACACTGTTCTGTGTGTGGTCACAGGTGTTTATACACACAGTTCGAGATAAAAG GAAGACACTTTACATGCTGGCGGGTAATGTTTGTTTGCTTATGAAGAGGAATAGGCCAGAAGGCTGTTTGGAAATATCAGCTTT GGAAACCTCACGAAAACGGAGTCAGGTGGCCAGAAGGGGGAGCCATACCACTCCATATGGATTACAGGAAGACCTGAATTATAGACCCCAGCAGAAGAGCTCGACATTGCATCCTCCACAAAAAACGGCCCACCCTGCACCGCAGCCAAGAAACCCTTATCACCTCGGACTGTTGCTCTTTAGTTCAAAGCAATCCCTCCCAatgtcctcctccttctccataagataa
- the ECHS1 gene encoding enoyl-CoA hydratase, mitochondrial, producing MAALRAMLSRLRGPLRPRPGCATLRPFASGAGFQYIIAEKKGKNSNVGFIQLNRPKALNALCDGLIIELNQALEAFEEDPAVGAIVVTGGEKAFAAGADIKEMQNQTFQDCYSRKFLSHWDRLTHIKKPIIAAVNGYALGGGCELAMMCDIIYAGEKAQFAQPEILLGTIPGAGGTQRLTRAVGKSLAMEMVLTGDRISAQDAKQAGLVSKIFPVERLVEEAIQCAEKIASNSKIVAAMAKESVNAAFEMTLTEGNKLEKKLFYSTFATEDRREGMTAFVEKRKASFKDQ from the exons ATGGCTGCCCTACGCGCCATGCTGTCCCGCCTCCGCGGCCCGCTGCGCCCCCGGCCCGGCTGCGCGACCTTGCGCCCCTTCGCCTCCG GTGCTGGCTTTCAGTACATCATTgcagaaaagaaggggaagaacagcAATGTGGGCTTCATCCAGCTGAACCGCCCCAAAGCACTCAACGCACTCTGCGATGGCCTGATCATAGAGCTCAACCAGGCCCTGGAGGCCTTCGAGGAGGATCCAGCTGTGGGAGCCATCGTCGTCACGGGTGGGGAGAAGGCGTTTGCAG CTGGAGCCGATATCAAGGAGATGCAGAACCAAACATTCCAGGACTGTTACTCCAGGAAGTTCTTGAGCCACTGGGACCGACTTACCCACATCAAGAAGCCGATCATAGCTGCTGTCAATGGCTATGCT CTTGGTGGTGGCTGCGAACTCGCTATGATGTGTGACATTATTTATGCTGGAGAAAAAGCCCAGTTTGCACAGCCGGAAATCCTACTAGGAACCATCCCAG GTGCAGGGGGCACCCAGAGACTGACCCGTGCTGTTGGAAAGTCACTGGCCATGGAGATGGTTCTCACTGGTGACCGGATCTCTGCCCAGGATGCCAAGCAAGCAG GTCTCGTAAGCAAAATTTTTCCTGTGGAGAGACTGGTCGAAGAAGCCATCCAGTGTGCAGAGAAAATTGCCAGCAATTCTAAAATCGTAGCAGCAATGGCCAAAGAGTCCGTGAATGCAG CTTTTGAAATGACATTAACAGAGGGAAACAAGCTGGAGAAGAAGCTCTTCTATTCAACTTTTGCTACC GAAGATCGGAGAGAAGGGATGACCGCGTTTGTGGAAAAGAGAAAGGCCAGCTTCAAAGACCAGTGA
- the FUOM gene encoding fucose mutarotase isoform X1, with protein sequence MVVLKGVPALLSPELLYALARMGHGDEIVFADVNFPTSSICRGGPEEIRADGLGIPQLLEAVLKLLPLDTYVETPAAVMELVPSDRKTGLQTPVWRSYQSILFEAGCVGLDRGHVIPGETGPSLGLRVHHPSPADGLRKRGSVPLSPAFCGASPRSPTRTQKWTLKAVRQEPPVSPGEVLCPTGPRVHPLRKSHPAMTDRVLLLQLPRPAPRCL encoded by the exons ATGGTGGTGCTGAAGGGCGTCCCCGCGCTGCTGTCCCCTGAGCTGCTCTATGCCCTGGCGCGGATGGGGCACGGAGACGAGATCG TTTTTGCAGACGTGaacttccccacctcctccataTGCAGGGGTGGACCGGAGGAGATCCGCGCAGATG GCCTGGGCATCCCACAGCTCCTGGAGGCCGTGCTGAAGCTGCTGCCGCTGGACACCTATGTAGAGACCCCG GCTGCTGTCATGGAGCTGGTGCCCAGCGATAGGAAGACGGGCCTTCAGACTCCAGTGTGGAGGAGCTACCAGTCCATCCTATTTGAGGCCGGCTGCGTG ggacTGGACCGAGGCCATGTGATTCCTGGAGAGACAGGACCATCCCTGGGGCTGCGTGTGCACCACCCCTCCCCGGCTGATGGCCTGAGGAAGAGGGGGTCAGTCCCTCTGAGTCCAGCCTTCTGTGGAGCAAG CCCCAGGTCACCGACccgaacccagaaatggacccttaaagCAGTGAGGCAGGAACCGCCGGTCAGCCCTGGGGAGGTCCTCTGCCCAACAGGCCCCCGCGTCCATCCCCTAAGGAAAAGTCACCCTGCGATGACCGACCGCGTTTTGCTACTGCAACTTCCTCGTCCTGCTCCCCGCTGCCTGTAA
- the FUOM gene encoding fucose mutarotase isoform X2: MVVLKGVPALLSPELLYALARMGHGDEIVFADVNFPTSSICRGGPEEIRADGLGIPQLLEAVLKLLPLDTYVETPAAVMELVPSDRKTGLQTPVWRSYQSILFEAGCVSTLAKIERFEFYERAKKAFAVVATGPSFRHAGADAGMNGGSWTSGSLRAWGRLPCLGPGLVSRTSRRPWRAGRPLGWRSGAQPGEGTLPGVSHCQGLTSDP; encoded by the exons ATGGTGGTGCTGAAGGGCGTCCCCGCGCTGCTGTCCCCTGAGCTGCTCTATGCCCTGGCGCGGATGGGGCACGGAGACGAGATCG TTTTTGCAGACGTGaacttccccacctcctccataTGCAGGGGTGGACCGGAGGAGATCCGCGCAGATG GCCTGGGCATCCCACAGCTCCTGGAGGCCGTGCTGAAGCTGCTGCCGCTGGACACCTATGTAGAGACCCCG GCTGCTGTCATGGAGCTGGTGCCCAGCGATAGGAAGACGGGCCTTCAGACTCCAGTGTGGAGGAGCTACCAGTCCATCCTATTTGAGGCCGGCTGCGTG AGCACGCTGGCGAAGATAGAGAGGTTTGAGTTTTATGAGCGGGCCAAAAAGGCTTTTGCCGTTGTAGCAACTGG gCCCTCCTTTAGACATGCGGGTGCAGACGCTGGCATGAACGGAGGGTCCTGGACCTCTGGGTCCCTCAGAGCCTGGGGAAGACTCCCATGCTTGGGACCAGGGCTGGTGTCCCGGACGTCAAGGAGACCCTGGAGGGCAGGCCGCCCACTGGGCTGGAGATCTGGGGCTCAGCCTGGGGAAGGGACCCTGCCCGGGGTCAGTCACTGCCAGGGCTTAACCTCAGACCCCTGA
- the FUOM gene encoding fucose mutarotase isoform X6 → MVVLKGVPALLSPELLYALARMGHGDEIVFADVNFPTSSICRGGPEEIRADGLGIPQLLEAVLKLLPLDTYVETPAAVMELVPSDRKTGLQTPVWRSYQSILFEAGCVSTLAKIERFEFYERAKKAFAVVATGETALYGNLILKKGVLAPEALF, encoded by the exons ATGGTGGTGCTGAAGGGCGTCCCCGCGCTGCTGTCCCCTGAGCTGCTCTATGCCCTGGCGCGGATGGGGCACGGAGACGAGATCG TTTTTGCAGACGTGaacttccccacctcctccataTGCAGGGGTGGACCGGAGGAGATCCGCGCAGATG GCCTGGGCATCCCACAGCTCCTGGAGGCCGTGCTGAAGCTGCTGCCGCTGGACACCTATGTAGAGACCCCG GCTGCTGTCATGGAGCTGGTGCCCAGCGATAGGAAGACGGGCCTTCAGACTCCAGTGTGGAGGAGCTACCAGTCCATCCTATTTGAGGCCGGCTGCGTG AGCACGCTGGCGAAGATAGAGAGGTTTGAGTTTTATGAGCGGGCCAAAAAGGCTTTTGCCGTTGTAGCAACTGG GGAGACGGCCCTCTATGGAAACCTCATCCTCAAGAAGGGGGTGCTGGCCCCCGAGGCCCTGTTCTAG
- the FUOM gene encoding fucose mutarotase isoform X3 has protein sequence MVVLKGVPALLSPELLYALARMGHGDEIVFADVNFPTSSICRGGPEEIRADGLGIPQLLEAVLKLLPLDTYVETPGLDRGHVIPGETGPSLGLRVHHPSPADGLRKRGSVPLSPAFCGASPRSPTRTQKWTLKAVRQEPPVSPGEVLCPTGPRVHPLRKSHPAMTDRVLLLQLPRPAPRCL, from the exons ATGGTGGTGCTGAAGGGCGTCCCCGCGCTGCTGTCCCCTGAGCTGCTCTATGCCCTGGCGCGGATGGGGCACGGAGACGAGATCG TTTTTGCAGACGTGaacttccccacctcctccataTGCAGGGGTGGACCGGAGGAGATCCGCGCAGATG GCCTGGGCATCCCACAGCTCCTGGAGGCCGTGCTGAAGCTGCTGCCGCTGGACACCTATGTAGAGACCCCG ggacTGGACCGAGGCCATGTGATTCCTGGAGAGACAGGACCATCCCTGGGGCTGCGTGTGCACCACCCCTCCCCGGCTGATGGCCTGAGGAAGAGGGGGTCAGTCCCTCTGAGTCCAGCCTTCTGTGGAGCAAG CCCCAGGTCACCGACccgaacccagaaatggacccttaaagCAGTGAGGCAGGAACCGCCGGTCAGCCCTGGGGAGGTCCTCTGCCCAACAGGCCCCCGCGTCCATCCCCTAAGGAAAAGTCACCCTGCGATGACCGACCGCGTTTTGCTACTGCAACTTCCTCGTCCTGCTCCCCGCTGCCTGTAA
- the FUOM gene encoding fucose mutarotase isoform X5, with the protein MVVLKGVPALLSPELLYALARMGHGDEIVFADVNFPTSSICRGGPEEIRADGLGIPQLLEAVLKLLPLDTYVETPAAVMELVPSDRKTGLQTPVWRSYQSILFEAGCVGLDRGHVIPGETGPSLGLRVHHPSPADGLRKRGSVPLSPAFCGARVARMANGRGAKDRASSRESEE; encoded by the exons ATGGTGGTGCTGAAGGGCGTCCCCGCGCTGCTGTCCCCTGAGCTGCTCTATGCCCTGGCGCGGATGGGGCACGGAGACGAGATCG TTTTTGCAGACGTGaacttccccacctcctccataTGCAGGGGTGGACCGGAGGAGATCCGCGCAGATG GCCTGGGCATCCCACAGCTCCTGGAGGCCGTGCTGAAGCTGCTGCCGCTGGACACCTATGTAGAGACCCCG GCTGCTGTCATGGAGCTGGTGCCCAGCGATAGGAAGACGGGCCTTCAGACTCCAGTGTGGAGGAGCTACCAGTCCATCCTATTTGAGGCCGGCTGCGTG ggacTGGACCGAGGCCATGTGATTCCTGGAGAGACAGGACCATCCCTGGGGCTGCGTGTGCACCACCCCTCCCCGGCTGATGGCCTGAGGAAGAGGGGGTCAGTCCCTCTGAGTCCAGCCTTCTGTGGAGCAAG GGTGGCCAGGATGGCCAACGGGAGAGGAGCCAAGGACCGGGCctcaagcagggagtctgaggagTGA
- the FUOM gene encoding fucose mutarotase isoform X7: MVVLKGVPALLSPELLYALARMGHGDEIVFADVNFPTSSICRGGPEEIRADGLGIPQLLEAVLKLLPLDTYVETPAAVMELVPSDRKTGLQTPVWRSYQSILFEAGCVSTLAKIERFEFYERAKKAFAVVATGDWTEAM, encoded by the exons ATGGTGGTGCTGAAGGGCGTCCCCGCGCTGCTGTCCCCTGAGCTGCTCTATGCCCTGGCGCGGATGGGGCACGGAGACGAGATCG TTTTTGCAGACGTGaacttccccacctcctccataTGCAGGGGTGGACCGGAGGAGATCCGCGCAGATG GCCTGGGCATCCCACAGCTCCTGGAGGCCGTGCTGAAGCTGCTGCCGCTGGACACCTATGTAGAGACCCCG GCTGCTGTCATGGAGCTGGTGCCCAGCGATAGGAAGACGGGCCTTCAGACTCCAGTGTGGAGGAGCTACCAGTCCATCCTATTTGAGGCCGGCTGCGTG AGCACGCTGGCGAAGATAGAGAGGTTTGAGTTTTATGAGCGGGCCAAAAAGGCTTTTGCCGTTGTAGCAACTGG ggacTGGACCGAGGCCATGTGA
- the FUOM gene encoding fucose mutarotase isoform X4: MVVLKGVPALLSPELLYALARMGHGDEIVFADVNFPTSSICRGGPEEIRADGLGIPQLLEAVLKLLPLDTYVETPSTLAKIERFEFYERAKKAFAVVATGPSFRHAGADAGMNGGSWTSGSLRAWGRLPCLGPGLVSRTSRRPWRAGRPLGWRSGAQPGEGTLPGVSHCQGLTSDP, from the exons ATGGTGGTGCTGAAGGGCGTCCCCGCGCTGCTGTCCCCTGAGCTGCTCTATGCCCTGGCGCGGATGGGGCACGGAGACGAGATCG TTTTTGCAGACGTGaacttccccacctcctccataTGCAGGGGTGGACCGGAGGAGATCCGCGCAGATG GCCTGGGCATCCCACAGCTCCTGGAGGCCGTGCTGAAGCTGCTGCCGCTGGACACCTATGTAGAGACCCCG AGCACGCTGGCGAAGATAGAGAGGTTTGAGTTTTATGAGCGGGCCAAAAAGGCTTTTGCCGTTGTAGCAACTGG gCCCTCCTTTAGACATGCGGGTGCAGACGCTGGCATGAACGGAGGGTCCTGGACCTCTGGGTCCCTCAGAGCCTGGGGAAGACTCCCATGCTTGGGACCAGGGCTGGTGTCCCGGACGTCAAGGAGACCCTGGAGGGCAGGCCGCCCACTGGGCTGGAGATCTGGGGCTCAGCCTGGGGAAGGGACCCTGCCCGGGGTCAGTCACTGCCAGGGCTTAACCTCAGACCCCTGA
- the PRAP1 gene encoding proline-rich acidic protein 1 isoform X1, producing the protein MRRLLLATSLVALLLAEAGSASLPQVLIKTKGYSGSPEQDMEEAWGARVVETLKKDNRLMGLLVAPKLAADTWERRQGQGTKAQAGTEDTLGHAPSPRWDPEPDRDDLYHPPPGEAEEAQEEAGLWSWALSPPQGLQGPEEDRDHIYHPREDSWGP; encoded by the exons gctcctcctggCCACCAGCCTGGTGGCTCTGCTGCTGGCGGAGGCAGGCTCGGCTTCCCTGCCCCAG GTCCTCATCAAGACCAAAGGCTACAGCGGGTCCCCTGAGCAGGACATGGAGGA GGCCTGGGGCGCCCGAGTGGTGGAAACTCTGAAAAAGGACAACCGGCTCATGGGGCTGCTAGTGGCACCAAAGCTTGCAGCTGACACGTGGGAGAGACGGCAAGGTCAAG GCACCAAGGCCCAGGCAGGGACAGAGGACACCCTGGGCCACGCTCCAAGCCCCAGGTGGGACCCTGAGCCCGACCGTGATGACCTGTACCACCCACCGCCCGGCGAGGCCGAGGAGgcccaggaggaggcagggctctGGTCTTGGGCACTGTCACCTCCCCAGGGGCTTCAAGGGCCAGAGGAGGATCGAGACCACATCTACCACCCCAGGGAGGACTCCTGGGGGCCCTGA
- the PRAP1 gene encoding proline-rich acidic protein 1 isoform X2 yields MRRLLLATSLVALLLAEAGSASLPQVLIKTKGYSGSPEQDMEEAWGARVVETLKKDNRLMGLLVAPKLAADTWERRQGTKAQAGTEDTLGHAPSPRWDPEPDRDDLYHPPPGEAEEAQEEAGLWSWALSPPQGLQGPEEDRDHIYHPREDSWGP; encoded by the exons gctcctcctggCCACCAGCCTGGTGGCTCTGCTGCTGGCGGAGGCAGGCTCGGCTTCCCTGCCCCAG GTCCTCATCAAGACCAAAGGCTACAGCGGGTCCCCTGAGCAGGACATGGAGGA GGCCTGGGGCGCCCGAGTGGTGGAAACTCTGAAAAAGGACAACCGGCTCATGGGGCTGCTAGTGGCACCAAAGCTTGCAGCTGACACGTGGGAGAGACGGCAAG GCACCAAGGCCCAGGCAGGGACAGAGGACACCCTGGGCCACGCTCCAAGCCCCAGGTGGGACCCTGAGCCCGACCGTGATGACCTGTACCACCCACCGCCCGGCGAGGCCGAGGAGgcccaggaggaggcagggctctGGTCTTGGGCACTGTCACCTCCCCAGGGGCTTCAAGGGCCAGAGGAGGATCGAGACCACATCTACCACCCCAGGGAGGACTCCTGGGGGCCCTGA